In Pieris napi chromosome 8, ilPieNapi1.2, whole genome shotgun sequence, the genomic stretch cAATTCCATAatacttttaagttttacattgccaaaattatataatggcTTTGactttgataaaatatttttgtaaatctcTTTCTCTAAAAAATCTACCATTCAGTTTtagtgatttatttaattgtaacttAGAAATTACGCAAACTTTATATTAACTCGACCTAATTCCTATGttctatttacaattatttttaatttatctttatgTTGTCTTCTTGTCAGTCCTCTCATTCTTTTTGGCTACTTTAGATGAACCCGCTGCTTTATTGTCAGGTTTAGCCATTCGTTTTGGATGGCTGTGGTAATTTCTAGGGTAAGATGGCCTAGTAGGCACTGGTGGTACATAATGTGTTCTAGTGTATTCTTCTTCTGGCTCCACATCGTGGGTGTAACGGCCTGCGTTGTTGTAATGCATCGATTTAGAGTTAACGTACGCTACCTTATCGCTTGTGGGCGATCTAAAGACGGTCTGTGGTACCATTATTCTAAATTGCGATTGATATTTTGCTGATGGCATTGGAGTTACATAACTAACAGTTTGAACGCTAGGTTTTGAATTCTGAGCAGCGCTATACGAGTTAGGAAATACTGCGGCAATGGTGTGGTCTTTGCTGGGATAGTTCTCTGACAGTACTAATGCTTTTGGCCTTTCAGGTTGTGGAGATTGATATGTGTATTCTTGGCCAGAATTAACGCTACTTTCTTCGTACTGTTCTGAATGAATTAATCTTGAGGGTTGAACTGAAACCTGCGCTTTTTGCCCAATTGAGCTAGATGTATAAGAGCTGGGGTCAAAAGAAGCATGTTCGTTTGCGTTTTCTTTTTCCACTTCATACGCAGAAGAAGTGTCTGATGTTGTGTAGTACGAAGATGTTGGATGAACAGCGCTTTGCTGAATAGCGTGGTGAGGATCATAGCTTTCAGCTGGGTATTCTTGACttgtttgttccggtactttATGCTCCACAACAGAATGAGTTTCATGTACATTGGCAAGTTGGTCTATAGAAGCTTGCACATGCTGGTATTCAGGAGAAGAAGATGGTTGTTCATACTGAGACTGAACGTAGTAAGAAGTGGGCTGTGCAGTTTGTGGCATATATTGATATTGATACTCGTATTGTTGTTGTGAAGGTTGACGGTACAAAGATTGAGACTGAGATACATATTTTTGTGGGCTATAACTTGATGGGTATCTAGCCATTACAGGTTTCACGGCTGAATATTGTACTCCAGAAAAGTCTGATTGAGTGTATGAGGGCTTAACATATGGATGAGCATAGTGTGGTTCACTTTCCTGTGGAGAAAGATTTGAATTTTGATACGCCATTATTTGTGGTGCAAATGAATATCCATGTTTTTGGAAGTATTGATTAACCAATTGCTGTAAGTTTACATTGTTTAGATAAGACGATAGAGGATAATTGTTTGGTAGGTTTGCGTACAATTCAGCTGAAGGATTTTTAATTGAAGAACTTGGAATTCTGAGTACTAACACTGGTACTATTCTTTGGCCGAGTTGTGATTCATGAGATCTTAAGTGGTCTTGAGTCAGACCCGCGCTCTGGTATTGGGGATTTGTTAGCAATTGAGAAGGATCTACAAAGTAATTTGGCATTACTGTAGGAAATTGGGCGCTCAATCCCGAAAATTCTTGTCCATTATACGTAGTATAAAGAGTCGATGATGGATCACTACCATAAGTAGGAGGAGATGGTGTTTTAAATTCAACTTCAGGCTTTTTGTAGTCGTAAGTTGTTTGCTGTTCTTTAACGGGTACTAGTTCAAACGCTTGTGATGGCT encodes the following:
- the LOC125051998 gene encoding uncharacterized protein LOC125051998, producing the protein MRWFILMLCCVIGTIAVADPDPKKYKPQALETDKKAENLTNEERSFLREVEEKFGVKSEIPSDSKEKADNKVGNKNVTHTTEKKLTFPAVIAIEIVNDTDAKGKGKRTIDANLGYGYRTNNGYTYNYFGKSAQDKGKFMIYPYSQEDIPAHQSTFNSHYVETGENYQKTSTNVEIQPSQAFELVPVKEQQTTYDYKKPEVEFKTPSPPTYGSDPSSTLYTTYNGQEFSGLSAQFPTVMPNYFVDPSQLLTNPQYQSAGLTQDHLRSHESQLGQRIVPVLVLRIPSSSIKNPSAELYANLPNNYPLSSYLNNVNLQQLVNQYFQKHGYSFAPQIMAYQNSNLSPQESEPHYAHPYVKPSYTQSDFSGVQYSAVKPVMARYPSSYSPQKYVSQSQSLYRQPSQQQYEYQYQYMPQTAQPTSYYVQSQYEQPSSSPEYQHVQASIDQLANVHETHSVVEHKVPEQTSQEYPAESYDPHHAIQQSAVHPTSSYYTTSDTSSAYEVEKENANEHASFDPSSYTSSSIGQKAQVSVQPSRLIHSEQYEESSVNSGQEYTYQSPQPERPKALVLSENYPSKDHTIAAVFPNSYSAAQNSKPSVQTVSYVTPMPSAKYQSQFRIMVPQTVFRSPTSDKVAYVNSKSMHYNNAGRYTHDVEPEEEYTRTHYVPPVPTRPSYPRNYHSHPKRMAKPDNKAAGSSKVAKKNERTDKKTT